One genomic segment of Candidatus Aegiribacteria sp. includes these proteins:
- the nrdR gene encoding transcriptional regulator NrdR: MKCPRCSSIDDRVIDSRAVRDGEATRRRRECSECGYRFTTYEYIERSFPVVVKNDGRREPFDRHKLEKGIERACEKRPVAAEDLQDLVDRIIAKVTEEFPDEVTGKFIGECAMEFLQEVDQVAYVRFASVYRQFKDVSQFKEELDRLLKD, from the coding sequence ATGAAATGCCCCCGTTGTTCAAGCATTGACGACAGAGTCATTGATTCCCGCGCAGTAAGGGATGGTGAAGCCACACGCAGAAGACGCGAGTGTTCTGAGTGCGGATACAGGTTCACTACTTACGAGTACATTGAAAGATCATTTCCTGTTGTTGTCAAGAACGATGGTCGGAGAGAGCCTTTTGATCGTCATAAACTTGAAAAAGGTATTGAAAGGGCATGTGAAAAGAGACCTGTAGCTGCAGAGGATTTACAGGATCTGGTAGACAGGATAATCGCGAAAGTAACTGAGGAATTTCCGGATGAAGTTACGGGCAAATTCATTGGTGAATGTGCTATGGAGTTCCTGCAGGAAGTTGATCAGGTAGCATATGTTCGATTCGCAAGTGTTTACAGACAGTTCAAGGATGTGTCTCAGTTCAAGGAAGAACTGGACAGACTTCTGAAAGATTAG
- the rsxC gene encoding electron transport complex subunit RsxC, whose protein sequence is MSRARTFSGGTHPPGNKGLSSGESIRKIPAPDIVRIPLCQHLGAPSKPVVKKGDIVIRGQEIGAQNGFISLPTHSSVNGTVTGIEDYPMPHRRSGPVVVIETESEEGGQIFEKWDDFHDHSPAEIIERVKQAGISGMGGACFPTYVKLSPPPDKKIDTLLINGVECEPYLTADDRLMLERPDDIILGMEILAYTLGVQRCVIGIEVNKPKAIDVMEKKGISVLPLKVKYPQGAEKQLIDAATGREVPAGGLPLDIGVVVQNVATAAAVAGAVRDGEPSIRRIITVTGKGVSSPCNYDACIGTLFTDLIEESGGYSGDVERLISGGPMMGIALYTDGVPVTKGTSGVLALSPQEVRDIAEGPCIRCGKCVDICPLKLVPSMIATAAENDRWGMAKEYGALNCMACGSCSYVCPAGRYLVHYIKKAQDAIRSGQGEGA, encoded by the coding sequence ATGAGCAGAGCAAGAACATTCAGCGGAGGTACTCATCCTCCAGGGAACAAAGGACTATCATCCGGCGAATCGATCAGGAAAATTCCTGCTCCCGATATTGTCAGGATACCTTTATGTCAGCATCTTGGCGCTCCATCAAAACCTGTTGTTAAAAAGGGTGATATCGTAATCAGGGGACAGGAGATCGGCGCTCAGAACGGTTTCATCAGTTTGCCGACCCATTCCTCTGTTAACGGAACGGTAACAGGTATTGAGGATTATCCAATGCCTCACAGGAGGAGCGGTCCTGTTGTAGTAATCGAGACTGAATCCGAAGAGGGTGGTCAGATTTTCGAGAAATGGGATGATTTTCACGATCACTCGCCAGCCGAGATTATCGAAAGAGTCAAACAGGCTGGTATTTCAGGAATGGGTGGCGCATGTTTCCCCACCTATGTGAAGCTTTCCCCTCCTCCCGATAAGAAGATTGATACTCTGCTGATAAACGGAGTGGAATGTGAACCATATCTTACGGCTGATGACCGGCTTATGCTGGAAAGACCGGACGATATCATTCTGGGTATGGAGATACTTGCATACACTCTGGGTGTTCAGCGATGTGTAATCGGAATTGAAGTCAATAAGCCGAAGGCAATTGATGTCATGGAGAAAAAAGGTATCAGTGTTCTGCCTTTGAAGGTTAAATATCCGCAGGGAGCGGAGAAGCAGCTCATTGATGCCGCAACCGGCAGGGAAGTTCCCGCCGGAGGGCTTCCTCTGGATATTGGAGTCGTTGTTCAGAATGTCGCAACTGCAGCCGCGGTTGCCGGTGCTGTTCGAGATGGTGAACCTTCGATCAGAAGGATAATTACAGTAACAGGTAAAGGGGTCTCCTCTCCATGCAACTATGATGCCTGTATTGGAACACTGTTCACTGATCTCATAGAAGAATCAGGCGGATATTCCGGTGATGTTGAGAGATTGATCAGCGGTGGACCGATGATGGGTATTGCTCTTTACACCGATGGTGTTCCGGTGACCAAGGGCACAAGTGGTGTTCTTGCTCTATCCCCTCAGGAGGTCAGAGATATAGCGGAGGGTCCTTGTATCAGATGCGGCAAATGTGTGGACATCTGTCCTCTTAAGCTCGTTCCCAGCATGATTGCCACAGCAGCTGAGAACGACCGATGGGGAATGGCAAAGGAATACGGTGCATTGAACTGCATGGCATGTGGATCGTGCAGTTATGTATGTCCGGCAGGAAGATACCTCGTTCATTATATCAAGAAGGCTCAGGACGCTATACGATCCGGCCAGGGAGAGGGGGCATAA
- a CDS encoding RnfABCDGE type electron transport complex subunit D codes for MEHKRFELAMSPHVGTHQNTRKIMFDVIIALLPALAAATWFFGPGALLLVALSVATAVLAEYLCLKFMKRPVSFAFDGSAIVTGILLAYNVPPGVPWWLPVLGSAFAIVVAKQAFGGLGHNIVNPALLGRAFLMASFPILMTAGWTAPEEWRNEQNNPWETNGIVQEELLEMPNADAISGATPLNVLKQSFDLDKSADLANEEGNHAEAVELEARASSIRHALSQKSTYLNLLVGRRGGCIGETSVLLLLAGALFLIIRGVLEIRLPLSYLGTVALFAWVFGGSGWFNGDPLFHVLAGGVILGGFFMVSDMVTTPVTPKGRIIFGVGAGLLTMVIRRWGGYPEGCSYSILLMNLVTPLIDRFTRPKIFGEVKEND; via the coding sequence ATGGAACACAAACGATTTGAACTTGCAATGTCACCCCATGTTGGCACGCACCAGAATACAAGGAAGATCATGTTCGATGTGATTATAGCCCTGCTTCCTGCGCTGGCAGCCGCGACCTGGTTCTTCGGGCCGGGGGCACTGCTGCTTGTTGCTTTGAGTGTGGCAACAGCTGTGCTGGCGGAGTATCTGTGTCTGAAGTTCATGAAGAGGCCTGTCAGCTTTGCGTTCGATGGCAGCGCCATTGTAACCGGTATTCTTCTGGCGTACAATGTACCACCAGGTGTTCCATGGTGGCTGCCGGTTCTGGGATCTGCCTTTGCGATTGTTGTTGCCAAGCAGGCTTTCGGAGGCCTTGGGCATAATATCGTGAATCCCGCTCTTCTTGGTCGTGCTTTTCTGATGGCAAGTTTTCCAATTCTGATGACCGCCGGATGGACAGCACCTGAAGAGTGGAGAAACGAACAGAATAATCCCTGGGAGACAAACGGAATCGTGCAGGAAGAATTACTGGAAATGCCGAATGCTGATGCGATTTCCGGAGCTACTCCTCTGAACGTTCTGAAACAGAGTTTTGATCTGGACAAAAGCGCTGATCTTGCAAATGAAGAGGGCAACCATGCAGAAGCTGTTGAACTTGAAGCAAGAGCGTCCAGCATACGTCACGCATTGTCGCAGAAATCCACCTATCTTAATCTCCTTGTTGGAAGGAGAGGGGGATGCATTGGTGAAACCTCTGTTCTGCTTCTTCTTGCCGGAGCGCTGTTCCTTATTATCAGAGGTGTTCTTGAAATCAGGCTTCCTCTGAGTTATCTGGGAACTGTGGCTCTTTTTGCCTGGGTATTCGGAGGCAGCGGGTGGTTTAACGGTGATCCTCTTTTCCATGTTCTCGCAGGTGGAGTTATCCTGGGGGGATTTTTCATGGTTTCGGATATGGTGACAACCCCTGTGACACCAAAAGGAAGGATCATATTCGGAGTTGGAGCGGGACTGTTAACAATGGTTATCAGGAGATGGGGCGGATATCCGGAGGGATGTTCATACTCAATACTCCTTATGAATCTTGTGACTCCTCTGATTGATCGATTTACCAGGCCAAAGATTTTCGGGGAGGTGAAAGAGAATGATTGA
- a CDS encoding RnfABCDGE type electron transport complex subunit G — MIEMLKLGLVLMLVALIAAVALGIVNSRTAPIIEIQQELEKQNAMSEVAAILMPDDSLAFDSLSISNLENPYSSCDELLQVVKVYVPPDTSRIGYVFIAYGKGYSSTLQTMVAIRMDGRVAGTIILNQQETPGLGANIVIPSKLIEHLIGMTGPECLLSKDGGTIDAMTGCTITSRAVVNSVRQGLEDIGEAGLFYDDIALDEEPAEGGAE; from the coding sequence ATGATTGAAATGCTTAAACTGGGTCTTGTGCTGATGCTTGTAGCTCTTATTGCCGCGGTGGCTCTTGGAATTGTGAACAGCCGTACCGCACCAATAATCGAAATACAGCAGGAACTCGAGAAACAGAACGCCATGTCCGAAGTAGCCGCAATCCTCATGCCCGATGACAGCCTGGCTTTTGATTCTCTTTCAATAAGCAATCTCGAAAATCCCTATTCCTCATGCGATGAGCTGCTGCAGGTCGTAAAAGTATACGTGCCTCCTGATACATCAAGAATCGGTTACGTATTCATAGCCTACGGGAAGGGTTATTCAAGCACATTACAGACGATGGTGGCAATTCGAATGGATGGAAGAGTAGCCGGTACAATAATTCTAAACCAGCAGGAAACCCCCGGTCTCGGGGCGAATATCGTCATACCCTCCAAACTGATTGAGCATCTGATCGGAATGACAGGTCCGGAGTGTCTTCTTTCGAAGGATGGCGGGACAATTGATGCTATGACCGGATGTACAATCACTTCCAGAGCAGTTGTTAATTCAGTCCGACAAGGACTTGAGGATATAGGTGAAGCCGGATTGTTCTACGATGATATTGCACTGGATGAAGAACCTGCGGAAGGAGGTGCGGAATGA
- a CDS encoding electron transport complex subunit E, with protein MSLMKDLTNGIYRENPVFKLALGMCPFLAVTTSVENALGMGAAATFVLIASNFLVSLFRNLIPSKVRIPCYIVIIATFVTLVDMVMHAYLPDLHKSLGIFIPLIVVNCIILGRAEGFANRHPVLSSIADGIGMGVGFTMAMVVLATFRELLGNGTWLNIDVLGSAFRNQPLLIAILAPGAFILLSFIMGFFKILETRKGGRQ; from the coding sequence ATGAGCCTGATGAAGGATCTCACCAATGGGATTTACAGGGAGAACCCTGTTTTCAAACTCGCTCTGGGAATGTGTCCTTTCCTTGCCGTGACTACTTCTGTTGAGAACGCGCTTGGCATGGGTGCTGCTGCAACATTTGTGCTGATCGCTTCGAATTTTCTGGTCTCACTTTTCCGCAATCTGATTCCGTCGAAGGTCAGGATTCCATGCTATATCGTGATTATCGCGACTTTTGTAACATTGGTTGATATGGTTATGCACGCATATCTCCCTGACCTGCATAAAAGTCTCGGAATTTTCATACCGCTTATCGTTGTGAACTGTATTATTCTCGGCAGAGCGGAGGGTTTTGCCAACAGGCATCCTGTGCTCAGTTCGATCGCCGATGGAATCGGGATGGGTGTCGGCTTCACCATGGCAATGGTTGTTCTCGCGACTTTCAGAGAGCTTCTTGGTAATGGAACATGGTTGAATATAGACGTTCTTGGTTCTGCATTCCGGAACCAGCCATTACTTATAGCGATACTGGCTCCAGGAGCTTTCATACTTCTCAGTTTCATCATGGGGTTCTTCAAGATACTTGAAACCAGAAAAGGAGGTCGTCAATAA
- the rsxA gene encoding electron transport complex subunit RsxA, whose protein sequence is MLLAAPSSGNQGFDLGRMMAIIIAAIFVNNFVLSRFLGICPFIGVSKQLDSAIGMGAAVIFVMTLATLGSWSVYNMLLVPLNLGYLRTIAFILIIASLVQLVEMILQKFSPSLYRALGIFLPLITTNCAILGVAVLNIDEKYSLGYSLVNAIAAGIGFTLALILMAGLRQRLELANVPPALRGKPMAFLIAGVMSIAFLGFAGLGG, encoded by the coding sequence ATGCTGCTTGCGGCCCCTTCATCTGGTAATCAGGGATTTGACCTCGGCAGGATGATGGCGATTATTATTGCTGCTATATTTGTGAACAACTTCGTTCTTTCAAGGTTCCTCGGGATTTGCCCGTTCATCGGAGTATCAAAACAGCTTGATTCAGCGATTGGAATGGGAGCTGCGGTTATCTTCGTCATGACTCTGGCGACCCTTGGCTCCTGGTCCGTTTATAACATGCTCCTCGTTCCTTTGAATCTTGGATATCTCAGGACCATCGCGTTTATTCTGATAATAGCTTCGCTTGTTCAGCTTGTTGAGATGATTCTTCAGAAATTCAGTCCCTCTCTTTACAGGGCGCTTGGTATTTTCCTGCCGCTGATAACTACGAATTGCGCTATCCTCGGAGTGGCCGTACTGAATATCGATGAGAAGTACAGCCTGGGTTATTCTCTGGTGAATGCCATAGCTGCGGGAATAGGTTTCACGCTAGCCTTGATTCTCATGGCTGGTTTAAGACAACGGCTTGAGCTGGCGAATGTACCCCCTGCATTGCGAGGGAAACCGATGGCTTTTCTGATTGCGGGAGTGATGTCTATAGCCTTTCTTGGTTTCGCCGGACTGGGAGGCTGA
- a CDS encoding RnfABCDGE type electron transport complex subunit B: MNAGLILLKVLVSQDSLGDAIVNPIIVLGAMGLLLGLGLAFAAFKLAVPKDPLVEKISALLPGVNCGGCAYPGCNQFAEAVAKGIAPPGGCVAASESINAKIAEAVGVELSDSAKLVALVHCNGGHSARDEFEYHGPPDCVSATLIMGGQKTCSYGCLGFGDCVEVCLFDAIVIGENGIPIVDKNACTGCGKCVEICPKDIIELWPVNREVVVACASLDKGAIARKACTMACIGCRKCIKICPVEAITVEDFLAEIDPDKCINCGVCATVCPTGAILDTAPARPKAYIDGSCIGCTLCTKACPVDAIHGELKEKHEVDSEKCVGCGICVSTCPKNSIRMIGAKSYQHGQEFRV; this comes from the coding sequence ATGAATGCAGGTCTGATTCTGCTTAAAGTATTGGTAAGTCAGGATTCACTTGGAGATGCAATCGTGAATCCCATAATTGTCCTTGGCGCAATGGGGCTTCTTCTGGGGCTCGGTCTTGCATTCGCAGCATTTAAACTTGCTGTCCCGAAGGATCCGCTGGTAGAAAAGATCAGTGCTCTTTTGCCCGGCGTTAATTGTGGAGGGTGTGCTTATCCGGGTTGTAATCAATTCGCGGAAGCGGTAGCCAAGGGTATTGCACCACCCGGAGGATGCGTTGCAGCGAGTGAATCCATAAATGCTAAAATAGCTGAAGCTGTTGGAGTGGAGTTATCTGACAGTGCGAAACTGGTGGCTCTGGTTCACTGCAACGGCGGACACTCAGCCAGAGATGAATTCGAATATCACGGTCCCCCTGACTGCGTATCCGCTACCCTGATAATGGGCGGTCAGAAAACCTGTTCTTACGGATGCCTTGGATTTGGCGACTGCGTTGAAGTCTGCCTTTTTGATGCTATAGTGATTGGTGAGAATGGTATCCCGATAGTGGACAAGAACGCGTGTACCGGGTGCGGTAAGTGCGTAGAAATCTGTCCGAAGGATATTATTGAACTATGGCCTGTGAACAGGGAAGTTGTTGTTGCCTGTGCAAGTCTTGATAAAGGTGCTATTGCGAGAAAAGCATGTACAATGGCCTGTATCGGATGCAGGAAATGCATAAAAATCTGTCCGGTTGAAGCTATTACCGTTGAGGATTTTCTGGCGGAAATCGATCCCGACAAATGTATCAATTGCGGGGTGTGTGCTACGGTATGTCCAACCGGTGCGATTCTTGATACCGCTCCCGCCAGACCGAAGGCGTATATCGACGGAAGCTGTATCGGATGTACGCTGTGCACAAAGGCATGTCCTGTAGACGCGATTCATGGAGAGCTGAAGGAAAAGCATGAAGTCGACAGTGAGAAGTGCGTCGGCTGCGGTATTTGTGTTTCTACCTGTCCAAAGAACTCCATTCGCATGATAGGGGCAAAATCATACCAGCACGGGCAGGAGTTCAGAGTGTGA
- the selA gene encoding L-seryl-tRNA(Sec) selenium transferase codes for MKENEINSRLRELPAVHELAEELRSEIPDAAPAAVREACRKTLEAERERILDGGVPSSTEELKKHLVSEHRSLTDSSMKNIINATGVILHTAIGRACLPERSIEAVYRVAKGYSVLQWDEETGRRGHRDIHTEKLICELTGSEAATIANNNAGATLLVLSALARGREVIVSRGQLVEIGGSFRIPEVMKQSGAHMREIGCTNRTHLKDYREAVNENTAVILRVHPSNYRIRGFSGEVPLEDLVKLGRESDIPVVDDLGAGSYVDLKHFGLPSEPTVRSSIETGAAVVTSSGDKLIGGPQSGIISGQKKYIDMIKKHPLARALRVGKLTIAALEAALVLFREDPEYLIANHPLYRMFAVKKSELKKIADEFVSMLELPNSCSVTVIETDSYVGSGALPDHAIPSWGAAVSCPDTELLAHRLRLGSPAVASRIEDGLLKFDMRTLQPGEAEILAALVNTLAEDLWA; via the coding sequence GTGAAGGAAAACGAGATCAACAGCAGATTGAGAGAGTTACCCGCTGTTCACGAACTTGCAGAAGAGCTTCGGAGTGAAATTCCAGATGCTGCCCCTGCTGCTGTTCGTGAAGCCTGTCGGAAGACACTGGAAGCTGAGCGAGAAAGGATTCTCGATGGAGGCGTCCCCTCTTCAACTGAAGAGTTGAAAAAACATCTGGTCAGTGAGCACAGAAGCCTTACCGATTCGAGCATGAAAAATATTATCAATGCTACAGGTGTAATTCTGCATACCGCCATTGGAAGAGCATGTCTCCCTGAGCGGTCGATTGAGGCAGTATACAGAGTAGCGAAAGGTTACAGTGTGCTTCAATGGGACGAAGAAACCGGCAGAAGAGGACATCGCGATATTCATACAGAGAAACTGATCTGCGAACTGACAGGGTCAGAAGCGGCTACAATTGCCAACAACAATGCAGGCGCTACACTACTGGTTCTTTCCGCTCTGGCGCGGGGCAGAGAGGTAATAGTTTCCAGGGGGCAGCTTGTTGAGATCGGGGGATCTTTCCGGATACCTGAAGTCATGAAACAGAGTGGCGCCCATATGCGGGAAATTGGCTGCACGAACAGAACGCATCTCAAAGATTATCGCGAAGCTGTCAATGAGAATACAGCGGTGATACTTCGTGTTCATCCTTCGAATTACAGGATCAGGGGATTCTCCGGTGAAGTTCCACTGGAGGACCTTGTCAAACTCGGAAGAGAGTCTGATATCCCTGTAGTGGACGATCTTGGAGCTGGTTCATACGTTGATTTGAAGCATTTCGGACTTCCGTCGGAACCTACGGTGCGAAGCAGTATCGAAACCGGCGCAGCGGTTGTTACAAGCTCCGGTGATAAACTGATAGGAGGCCCGCAGTCCGGGATTATATCGGGACAGAAGAAGTACATCGATATGATAAAGAAGCATCCCCTGGCCAGAGCATTGAGAGTTGGGAAACTCACAATAGCCGCGCTGGAGGCCGCTCTTGTCCTTTTCAGAGAAGATCCGGAATACCTTATTGCCAATCATCCCCTTTACAGGATGTTTGCTGTTAAAAAAAGTGAGCTGAAAAAGATTGCGGATGAATTCGTTTCAATGCTTGAACTTCCGAACTCCTGCTCCGTGACTGTCATCGAAACAGACAGTTATGTAGGCAGCGGCGCTCTTCCGGATCATGCCATTCCTTCATGGGGAGCTGCTGTCTCGTGTCCTGATACAGAGCTTCTTGCCCATAGATTGCGCCTTGGGTCACCTGCCGTTGCCTCGCGGATCGAGGATGGTCTCCTGAAATTCGATATGAGAACATTACAGCCGGGTGAAGCCGAAATACTCGCGGCTCTGGTAAATACGCTGGCGGAAGATCTATGGGCGTAA